In Rhizoctonia solani chromosome 7, complete sequence, one DNA window encodes the following:
- a CDS encoding Retrotransposon-derived protein PEG10 — MEPEPSIVSLLEAIQALTTQVGSLQDQVKSQGKQIIQLVAICKETNNLVGDKDQGGIQAKTGPAAGPTTPPTHTGGEANTPGMVRPGLKAPFRPSRGTGFNSEDKEEPRLPKKEPTGTPRRHLGSLTPFDTGSSVKRPKMDLPDPYKGDTRGHKATQWLNWMMLWVALHCNQFNKEEQMVVWILYHMTNKAANWALPIIGAIIKGKGNPPTTIQALTAKFKEAFADPDAKWAAARKIATLVQTSTTSKYVTEFCNLIAELDWNKEAYIAQFTQGLHWKVKELLSTKDSIPDNLEAIFAAAIKIDNIRRKNEENRPKKAPAKSPATMATTSTTTTQRVCLSEDPNYVTPEERDRCRASGLCIKCGQKGHGIKQCPNGWKATIKEVAKVAEEEGSGKD; from the coding sequence atggaaccagagccgtccattgtctctctccttgaggctatccaagccctcACCACtcaagttgggtccctccaggaccaagtcaagtctcaaggcaagcaaatcaTCCAACTtgttgccatatgcaaggagacaaACAACCTTGTGGGAGATAAGGACCAAGGAGGCATCCAAGCCAAAACTGGCCCAGCGGCTGGGCCTACCACTCCCCCTACCcacacagggggagaagccaacactccaggcatggttaggcctgggctcaaagcccccttccgcccatcaagGGGTACAGGTTTCAACTCAGAAGACAAGGAGGAACCAAGGCtccccaaaaaagagcctacaggaacgcctaggagaCACTTGGgatccctcaccccctttgacacagggtccagcgtaaaaaggcccaagatggacctcccggACCCTTACAAGGGTGATACCAGGGGGCATAaggccacccaatggctAAATTGGATGATGCtttgggtagccctccattGCAATCAATTCAACAAGgaggaacagatggttgtgtggatcctttaccacatgaccaACAAGGCTGCCAATTGGGCACTCCCCATCATAGGggctatcatcaagggcaaggggaACCCTCCAACCACCATTCAGGCcctaacggccaaattcaaagaggcgTTTGCTGACCCTGACGCTAAGTGGGCCGCTGCCAGGAAGATAGCTACCCTGGTCCaaacctccaccacctccaagtacgtcacggagttctgCAATCTCAttgcggaattagactggaacaaggaggcttATATTGCACagttcacgcaaggcctccactggaaggtcaaggaactattgtccaccaaggataGCATTCCTGACAATCTTGAGGCCATCTTTGCGGCagcaatcaaaattgacaacatccgccgcaaaaatgaggaaaacCGGCCAAAGAAGGCACCTGCCAAATCCCCGGCCACCATGGCcactacctccaccactactaCTCAACGGGTCTGCctatcagaagaccccaactacgtcacaccggaggaaagggaccgctgCCGCGCATCAGGGCTGTGCATTAAATGCGGCCAGAAGGgacatggcatcaaacaatgccctaatggctggaaagccaccatcaaggaggtggccaaggttgcagaggaagaagggtcgggaaaagattaa
- a CDS encoding Retrotransposable element Tf2 protein — translation MLPDQVFANIALVTPERELQRQIKSSLDQDKSLEEILHFLQNKSKVPPSIKRAFKDYEMEAGLLFYQGQVVVPDVGTLRTDLLRIFHNSPLAGHPGRQSTLELVSRSYYWPGIRADTYWHVDACEVCQRIRKPKYTSIPPQPLKLPVRPWQHVSYNMIVDLPKDRNTDLILVIVDSFTKYGIFVKCSKKLKAPELAELFLENVWKRHGMPEKTISNRGRVFNNKFLRALYKRLGIDPHFSSAYHPQSNGQTERINPSIKHFLRAYSGVNQRDWTRWLPMAEFAYNNAVHSSTGKTPFKALYGWEPTLTPSNIPTDVPEADDLAQTMEAQWKEVEAALWQSKQQMTAGESGNPTEFEIGEEVWLDAKNVNLKTLSPKLMEQCLGLFRVTEKISNQAYRLELPPTMRIHNVFYVGLLSKVKRDKKRAFENRPPPVTVDGEEEYKVEGITDAKERNGKWFFQVKWKGYGSKENTWEPQENLKNAKKILEKYKKT, via the coding sequence ATGCTACCAGACCAGGTATTTGCCAATATTGCCTTGGTTACACCGGAAAGAGAACTACAACGGCAGATCAAGTCATCCCTGGATCAAGACAAGTCACTGGAGGAAATTCTCCACTTCCTgcagaacaagtccaaagtgcccccctccatcaaacgtgcgttcaaggattatgaaatggaggctggcctactcttctaccaaggacaagttGTAGTCCCTGACGTGGGAACACTAAGGACAGATCTACTGCGTATCTTCCACAACagtcccttggcaggacacccaggaagGCAAAGCACGCTAGAGTTGGTATCAAGAAGCTACTACTGGCCGGGCATCCGTgctgacacatactggcatgtggatgCCTGTGAGGTATGCCAACGGATTAGAAAGCCAAAGTACACATCAATTCCCCCTCAGCCGCTCAAACTCCCGgttagaccctggcaacatgtgtcttacaacatgatagtggATCTACCTAAGGACAGAAACACAGACTTGATCCTGGTAATTGTTGACAGTTTCACTAAGTACGGGATCTTTgtaaaatgctccaaaaaactCAAAGCACCTGAGTTGGCAgaactattcctggaaaacGTATGGAAGCGCCATGGCATGCCAGAAAAAACCATATCCAACAGAGGCAGGgttttcaacaacaaattcttACGTgccctgtacaaacgccttggcattgatCCCCATTTCTCCTCCgcctatcacccccagagcaatgGGCAAACGGAACGCATCAATCCCTCAAtcaaacacttcctcagggcttatTCAGGGGTaaaccaaagggactggaccagaTGGCTTCCCATGGCAgagtttgcatacaacaatgccgtacatagcagcacgggcAAAACACCtttcaaagccctgtacggatgggaacccacaTTAACCCCGTCAAATATACCAACGGACGTTCCAGAGGCGGATGaccttgcccagacaatggaggcacaatggaaggaagtggaagcAGCACTCTggcaatctaagcaacaaATGACAGCTGGAGAAAGTGGGAACCCAACggaatttgagattggagaagaggtctggctagacgccaagaacgttaacctcaaaaccctgagtcccaaaCTAATGGAACAATGCCTAGGACTGTTCAGGGTTACTGAGAAGATCTCCAACCAAGCttaccgcctggaacttcccccaacaatgcggatccacaacgtcttctatgtaggactctTATCTAAAGttaaaagggacaagaagcgcGCCTTTGAGAACCGCcctccaccagtcaccgtggacggagaagaagaatacaaggtagaaGGGATCACTGatgccaaagaaaggaatgggaaatggtttttccaagtcaagtggaagggatacgggtccaaagaaaacacatgggaaccccaagaaaacttaaaaaacgccaaaaaaattttagaaaaatacaaaaagaCATGA
- a CDS encoding Retrotransposable element Tf2 protein yields MSSNKLSPLFTILITPEKKAESLEVLIDSGATSSFLHPCTAEALCLPLIDLPSPRTVTMLNGLSPQAGKIWKKTNLTFSFDGKHMTETFLICNTGSHAAILGLKWLDAHNPEIDWNQRTLSFPHAPPKHVAIAEEEEANQKPLEGVPSKYHQYAKVFGEEEFNKLPPHRHYDIGIELTEEGPLNSPLYSMTDAKSATLKDWLKDELKAGKIRPSKSSISSPVMFVPKKDGSRRLVVDYCRLNNHTKKNVYPLPRPDNLMAQLCGAKVFTKLDLRWGYNNVRVKEGDKWKTAFQTKYGLYESLVMTFGLTNAPAAFQHFMNKLFKDLLDVCVIIYLDDILIYSKDDASHTQHVHKVLKQLMENQLFCKASKCTFHITSVEYLGIILDPENPKEATSLLSLEIGKSSNTDSAQHQSLNLFSPNLQHSLDKLKIQAVQEWPVPTKVREVQSFLGFANFLCCFVANFSHMARPLHNLVKKETPWKWGTKEQEAFQGLKDAITNALVLCHADPSRPYFLETDASGAALGSILSQQQEDGRLHPLGFLSESFKGAK; encoded by the exons ATGTCTAGTAATAAATTATCACCACTCTTCACCATTTTGATCacaccagagaaaaaagcggaatcactagaagtcctgatagactcaggcgccacctcatcttTCCTCCACCCCTGTACCGCAGAAGCACTCTGCCTCCCTCTCATAGACCTCCCTTCACCCCgcactgttactatgctcaatgggttgagcccccaggctggcaaaatttggaagaagactaacctaaccttctcctttgatggcaaacatatgactgagaccttcttaatttgtaacacagggtctcatgccgccatcttgggattgaaatggttagatgcccataatccagagattgattggaatcaaCGTACcctttcctttccccatGCACCACCCAaacatgtagccattgctgaagaggaggaagccaatcaaaaaccccttgaaggagtcccttccaaataccatcaatacgccaaggtatttggagaggaagagttcaacaagcttcccccgcaccggcattatgacattgggattgagctaacagaagaaggccccttgaactccccgctgtatagcatgactgacgccaaatccgccacgctcaaggattggctcaaggatgaactcaaggcaggcaagatccgccccagtaaatcttctatcagttcccccgtaatgtttgtacccaaaaaggatggttcccgccgtttggttgttgattattgccgccttaacaaccataccaagaagaacgtctacccactcccccgtccagacaacctcatggcccagctctgtggtgccaaggtctttactaaGCTAGATTTAcgttggggttacaacaacgtacgggtaaaggaaggtgacaaatggaagaccgcATTCCAAACTAAGTACGGCCTCTACgaatccctggttatgacctttggcttaacaAACGCACCTGCCGCCTTTcagcattttatgaacaagctattcaaggatttactggatgtatgcgtcattatttaccttgatgacatcctgatataTTCTAAGGATGATGCATCACACACGCAACACGTTCACAAAGTCCTGAAGCAACTAATGGAAaatcaactgttctgcaaggcgtcCAAGTGCACGTTCCAcatcacctctgtggaatacttggggatcatt ctagacccagagaaccctaaagaagctacttctttacttagcttggaaattgggaaatcttccaacacagactctgctcagcaccagagtctcaacctcttttcccccaatttacaacacagcctggacaagctcaaaatccaggcggtacaagaatggccagtACCTACCAAGGTCAGAGAAGTCCAATCATTTctaggatttgccaacttcctttgttgttttgttgccaactttagccacatggctaggccgttacataacctagtcaagaaggaaACGCCGTGGAAGTGGGGcaccaaggaacaagaagccttccaaggattaaaggacgccatcaccaatgcccTGGTTCTTTGCCACGCTGATCCATCCAGACCCTacttcttggaaacagatgcctcTGGCGCAGCTCTAGgctccatactcagtcaacaacaggaagacggccgttTGCACCCACTAGGGTTCCTATCAGAAtccttcaaaggtgccaaataa
- a CDS encoding Retrotransposon-derived protein PEG10, with translation MRWQPVPGAPLVPNPLSIKESWDPLFRQPPLSQQALNQRSTGKSPSAKQSPLSWDCKTKSSGSSRNSKKPRKQPRKPETGWEQGGAPHTPEDRKPPAVKATPRPLPKTNTFPAPSAPLVAWANPIPQPAAPVAAYQAPVKVDHPDAYTGKIGNKARQWLTRMLAWVRLNQQMFPMDQEVLLFLLMNMKDVAGAWAHPHLNQLRSHRALIQTVDEFKTEFLAAFGNPDATQAAKRQITQLTQTGTCAEYITKFRTIAMDLDWNDAALCGQFARGLHWERPTTLLELQNAALVIDNALCEERASHPPKGNKSGNSSTPNRGTSTGQQATRPGRLSSDPNFVSKEEQNRCRAEGLCIKCGKTGHKFAECCTGWKATPKEEGIKKEAAKIGKESGPKLGKD, from the exons atgagatggcaacccgttcccggagcTCCGCTTgtccccaatcccctctcaatcaaggagagttgggacccactcttccggcaaccgccgttgagtcaacaagccttgaaccagaggtctacggggaaatctccctcagccaagcaatctcccttatcttgggattgcaaaaccaagtcctccggCTCAAGCAGGAACtcaaagaaaccaaggaagcaaccaaggaagcctgagactggatgggagca gggtggagccccacatacaccagaagaccggaaacccccagcagtcaaggccacgcccaggcccttaccaaaaaccaacacttttccagcgcctagtgcgccccttgttgcctgggcCAATCCCA tcccacaaccagcggcccctgtagccgctTACCaagccccggtcaaagtggaccaccctgacgcctatacggggaagatagggaacaaagcccgccaatggctcacacggatgttggcatgggtacgtctaaatcaacagatgttccccatggatcaggaggtcctattgttcctcctgatgaacatgaaggacgtagcaggagcctgggctcacccccacctcaatCAACTcaggtcccacagggcccttaTCCAAACAGTTGACGAGTTCAAaacggagttcttggctgcatttgggaacCCGGATGCCACGCAAGCCGCCAAGCGGCAAATTACACaacttactcagacaggaacctgtgctgagtacatcacaaagtttaggaccattgccatggacctagactggaatgacgccgccctttgtgggcaatttgcacgtggcctccactgggag CGCCCCACAacactccttgagctgcaaaatgcggctctggtcattgataacgccctctgtgaggagcgtgccagccacccgcctaagggtaataagtctggaaactcttccacccccaatagggggacgagtaccggccaacaggccacgagaccagggcgcctctccagtgatcccaactttgtctccaaggaggaacaaaaccgctgcagggctgaaggcctctgcatcaagtgcggtaAAACGGGGCataagtttgcggaatgctgtactggctggaaagccacgcctaaggaggaaggcatcaagaaagaagccgccaagattggcaaagagtccggacccaaattgggaaaagactaa
- a CDS encoding Reverse transcriptase (RNA-dependent DNA polymerase): MLDGTISQTGCIWHQVQLTVLANGHPHSIPFLVCPIGNTPAILGMTWLTQESPLIDWSSGTITFLDLVQIASKEEANPDPLADLPPQYHEFARVFGEEEFKVLPPHQEYDIAIDFLPDAKLTPGPIYRMTDAESKALKQHIDEELATGKICPSTSLAGAPVIKLNNVTHKNVYPLPRQDNLMAKLQNAKLFTKLDLHWGYNNVRIKEGDEWKTAFRTKYGLFEYLVMPFGITNAPAAFQHFMNDLFRDLIDVTVVIYLDDILIFLEKPEEHPTHAPLPHAVFNIPSTRSGVPHPYSRPSSRSSRCSIPTHSQPPSCVSSPTPRDLSRMEPEPTTAALLEAITALTATVGSLQAQITSQGQQLIELKAICKETANLLGDKDQGAPQAQPGPLSGPVTPPTHTEGETHTPGTVRPGLKAPFRPSRGTGFDSKDKEEPRRPKKEPQGTPRRHLGSLTPFNAGSSVKRPKMDLPKPFKGNTRGRKATQWLDRMMLWGALHRDQFDEEEQMVVWILYHMTNKAADWALPIIGNIIKGEGNPPTTIQALTAKFKEAFADPNAKRAAARKIAVLSQTTTTSEYVTEFRNLMAELDWNKEAYIAQFTRGLHWKVKELLSTKDSVPDELKAIFAASIKIDNIRRKNEENRPKKAPAKSPATVATSTTTTRVRLSEDPNYVTPEERDRHRASGLCVKCGQKGHGIKQCPNGWKATIKEVAKVAEEEGLGKD; encoded by the exons atgttagatggtacaatatctcagactggttgcatatggcaccaaGTACAACtcacggtcttggccaatggccatccccactccattccctttTTAGTCTGCCCTATTGGTAATACCCCggccatacttggcatgacgtGGCTTACCCAAGAATCacccctcattgactggtCCTCTGGCACCATAACATTCCTGGACCTAGTCCAGATTgcctccaaagaagaagcCAATCCAGACCCTCTAGCAGACCTTCCCCCAcagtaccatgaatttgctagagtatttggtgaagaggaattcaaggtTCTGCCTCCTCACCAGGAATATGATATAGCCATTGATTTCCTgccagatgccaaacttaCCCCAGGCCCCATTTACAGGATGACAGATGCGGAGTCAAAAGCGCTTaagcaacacattgatgaggaactagctacaggcaagatctgcCCTAGCACCTCCTTGGCaggcgccccagtcat AAAACTCAACAACGtcacccacaaaaatgtctacccGCTTCCCAGACAGGACAACCTAATGGCTAAGCTCCAAAACGCCAAACTGTTCACCAAACTGGATCTAcattggggttacaacaatgtacggatcaaggaaggggatgaatggaaaacggctttcAGAACCAAGTATGGGCTCTTTGAGTATTTggtgatgccctttggcattacaaacgcccccgccgccttccaacattttatgaatgatctgttcagggacctcattgatgtCACTGTGGTCAtctacttggatgatatcctgatcttcttggagaaACCAGAGGAACACCCTACCCAT gcaccactcccccacgccgttttcaatattccatccacacgctctggcgtccctcacccatactcccgtccctccagccgctcctcacgttgttccattccaacccactcccaaccgcccTCTTGCGTATCATCTCCCACTCCAAGAGACCTGtcaagaatggaaccggagccaaccactgccgctctcctcgaggctatcacagccctcactgccaccgtcgggtccttgcaggcccaaatcacatcccaaggccaacagctcattgagcttaaagccatatgcaaggaaaccgccaacctccttggggataaagatcaaggagccccacaagcccagcctggcccattgtctgggcctgtcactcctcccacccacacggaaggagaaacccacactccaggcacggttaggcctggactcaaggccccattccgACCTTCAAGAGGGACAGGCTTTGATTCcaaagacaaggaagaaccaaggcgccccaaaaaggagcctcaaggaacgcctaggaggCATCTAGGGTCCCTAACCCCCTTTaacgcagggtccagcgtaaagcggccTAAAATGGACCTCCCCAAACCTTTTAAAGGCAACACcaggggacgcaaggccacgcaatggctggatagaatgatgctctggggCGCTCTCCACAGGGACCAATTCgacgaggaggagcaaatggTGGTATGGATCTTGTACCACATGACCAACAAGGCAGCCGATTGGGCACTCCCTATCATTGGgaatatcatcaagggcgagggtaacccccccaccaccatccaggccttaacggccaaatttaaagaagcctttgctgATCCCAATGCCAAAAGGGCTGCCGCCAGAAAAATCGCGGTTCTCTCCCAAACTACCACAACCTCTGAGTATGTCACagagttccgcaacctcatggcggaattagactggaacaaggaggcctacatagcgcagttcacgcgaggcctccactggaaagtcaaggaattactatcaaccaaggatagtgTTCCcgatgaactcaaggcaatttttgcggcctctattaaaattgacaacatccgccgcaaaaatgaggagaaccgccctaaaaaggcaccagccaagtccccggccactgtggccacctccaccaccaccactagggtccgtttatcagaggaccccaactacgtcaccccggaggaacGGGATCGTCACCGCGCATCAGGACTatgcgtcaagtgcggccagaAGGGCcacggcatcaaacaatgcccaaatggatggaaggccacaatcaaggaggttgccaaggtggcagaagaagaagggttgggaaaagactga
- a CDS encoding Retrotransposable element Tf2 protein, protein MLDGTISQTGRIWHQVHLAVLANGHSHSIPFLVCPIGNTPAILGMTWLTQESPFIDWNQGTITFPNQVQIALEEEADPNLLANLPTEYHEFARVFGKEEFKVLPPHREYDISIDLTPDAKLSPGPIYGMTDAESKALKQHIDKELATGKIRPSTSSAGALVMFVKKADGSLRLVVDYRKLNDVTHKNVYPLPRQDNLMAKLRNAKLFTKLDLRWGYNNVRIKEGDEWKTAFRTKYGLFEYLVMPFGLTNAPAAFQHFMNDLFRDLIDVTVVIYLDNILIFSEDPKDHPAHVREVLS, encoded by the coding sequence atgttagatggtactatatctcagactggtcgcatttggcaccaggttcacctcgcggttttggccaatggccattccCACTCTATCCCTTTCCTAGTCTGTCCTATTGGAAACACACccgccatacttggtatgaCATGGCTTACTCAGGAGTCACCCTTCATAGATTGGAACCAAGGCACTATCACTTTCCCCAACCAAGTCCAAATAGCcttggaggaggaagcagacccCAACCTGTTAGCCAACTTGCCCACGgaataccatgaatttgctagggtatttggcaaagaggagtttaaggtccttcccccacacagggaatatgatatcTCAATTGATCTAACGCCCgacgccaaactctcccccGGACCTATCTACGGCATGACCgacgcagaatccaaggcgcttaaacaacacattgacaaggaactagcaacgggcaagatccgccccagcacttcctcagcaggcgctctggtcatgtttgtcaaaaaagcAGACGGGTCATTACGCTTGGTAGTAGATTACAGGAAGCTCAATGATGTCACACATAAGAACGTTTACCCACTCCCTAGGcaagacaacctcatggctaaactcaGAAACGCCAAACTGTTCACTAAACTGGACTTGCGCTGGGGGTACAATAacgtcaggatcaaggaaggagatgaatggaagacagcattCAGGACAAAAtatgggctatttgaatatttggttatgccttttggtctcACTAATGCcccggccgccttccaacatttcatgaacgaccTATTCCGGgatctcattgacgtcacagtggtcatttacttggacaatatcctgattttctcagaagaccCTAAGGATCACCCTGCCCACGTCAGGGAAGTTCTGTCTTga
- a CDS encoding Retrotransposable element Tf2 protein, producing the protein MDQKKIEAVTSWPTPKTVKQVQAFLGFVNYLCRFIPNFSSVARPLHNLTKKETPWSWGNLEEAAFQELKTLVTRSPVLVHSNPELPYYLETDASGVAMGAILSQRGEDNRLHPVAYMSKSFSGAEANYDTHDKELLAIIKALEEWRIFLEATDRPIQVFTDHRNLEYWMQARTFNRRHARWRIFLSDFNFEIHYRPGKQSGKPDALSRRSHYVDTPPEPEVMLPAEVFANTSEEEVKIITEICSRLREDPSLEPIIQFLREDADNAPPSIRKAYRDYDWEEDLLWYQGKLVVPDSEILKERLLREFHNSPLAGHPGQQRTLELLSRNYWWPGMKSSAKEWVECCPTCQANRRPHAPVIALKPLEVPPYPFHTISYDFITGFPKSQGYDAILVVIDSFSKFGHFIPTSKKVTAKGLADLFITHIWKLHSLPVKTISDCCTPL; encoded by the coding sequence atggatcagaagaaaattgaggcagtcacgtcatggcctacccccaaaacagtcaaacaggtccaagccttcctGGGTTTTGTAAATTACCTCTGCCggttcattcccaactttaGCTCCGTCGCACGCCCTCTACAtaatctcaccaaaaaggaaaccccttggtcatggggtaacctggAGGAAGCCGCCTTTCAGGAACTAAAAACCCTTGTCACCCGATCACCAGTCTTGGTCCATTCCAATCCGGAACTTCCATactacctggaaacagatgcatcaggagtagccatgggagcaattctTAGTCAAAGAGGAGAAGATAACCGCTTACATCCAGTGGCTTACATGTCTAAATCCTTCTCTGGCGCTGaagctaattatgacacccatgataaggagctcctagcCATAATCAAGGCGTtagaagaatggcggattttcctagaagcaacggacagaccaatccaagttttcacagatcatagaaacttggaatactggatgcaggcacggacgtTTAACAGAAGACACGCAagatggcgcatcttcctgagtgatttcaattttgaaatccactatcgcccagggaaGCAGTCAGGAAAGCCGGACGCCCTGTCCAGACGATCGCATTACGTAGACACGCcgccagaaccagaagtcatgttgccagcagaagtctttgccaacacctcagaggaagaagtcaAGATCATCACAGAAATTTGCTCCAGACTCAGGGAAGACCCGTCTCTAGAACCCATCATTCAATTCCTTAGAGAAGACGCAGATAACGCACCCCCCTCCATTCGAAAGGCTTACAGGGACTacgactgggaagaagacctctTATGGTACCAAGGGAAGCTAGTTGTTCCAGACTCAGAGATCTTGAAGGAACGTCTCCTGagagaattccacaactccccactggcaggacacccaggacaacaacGAACCCTGGAACTATTGAGTAgaaactactggtggccagggatgaaATCCTcggccaaggaatgggttgagtGCTGCCCAacttgccaagccaaccgtcGTCCTCATGCACCAGTCATTGCTCTCAAACCACTGGAAGTTCCCCCATACCCGTTCCATACAatctcctatgactttatcacaggattcccaaAGTCACAAGGTTATGATGCAATCTTGGTAGTAATAGACTCCTTCTCGAAATTTGGCCACTTTATCCCAACCTCAAAAAAAGTGACAGCCAAGGGACTGGCGGATTTATTCATTACCCACATCTGGAAACTTCACAGCCTACCGGTCAAAACTATCTCggactgttgtacaccactgtaa